The Primulina huaijiensis isolate GDHJ02 chromosome 12, ASM1229523v2, whole genome shotgun sequence genome has a window encoding:
- the LOC140989223 gene encoding uncharacterized protein isoform X5: MAQSYSSQSMIRHVKPEINLTDLDLLYLRERCDKYQDKNWCVCPPAWVTEFDVEREHVRDAAKLALNVYNQKEQKNFNLEKVSKLNYIGTYLCMTFRAKNAETEECCLFRGVVDGLSDTVYLSEIKKPDGIAILSDLANHVEALSVSKEDHCPYTCVNVGFMASSDVACIGELV; this comes from the exons ATGGCGCAATCGTACTCATCCCAATCGATGATCCGGCACGTCAAACCAG AGATTAATCTAACGGATCTGGACTTGTTGTATCTCCGTGAG AGGTGCGATAAATATCAAGACAAAAATTGGTGTGTATGCCCTCCTGCATGGGTGACAGAGTTTGATGTTGAGAGGGAACACGTCAGGGATGCGGCAAAACTAGCTTTAAATGTCTACAATCAGAAAGAA CAAAAGAATTTCAATCTCGAGAAGGTTTCCAAACTCAACTATATAGGTACATATTTATGCATGACATTCAGGGCAAAGAATGCTGAGACTGAAGAGTGCTGTCTTTTTCGAGGTGTTGTTGATGGATTGAGTGATACTGTTTATCTTTCTGAGATCAAG AAACCCGATGGCATTGCGATTCTGAGCGACCTTGCAAATCATGTTGAGGCATTATCTGTGAGCAAGGAAGATCACTGCCCTTACACATG TGTAAATGTTGGGTTTATGGCCAGTTCTGATGTTGCTTGCATAGGGGAGCTAGTTTGA
- the LOC140989223 gene encoding uncharacterized protein isoform X3, with protein MAQSYSSQSMIRHVKPEINLTDLDLLYLRERCDKYQDKNWCVCPPAWVTEFDVEREHVRDAAKLALNVYNQKEQKNFNLEKVSKLNYIGTYLCMTFRAKNAETEECCLFRGVVDGLSDTVYLSEIKKPDGIAILSDLANHVEALSVSKEDHCPYTWEHATIEKDLGGDFVDNYF; from the exons ATGGCGCAATCGTACTCATCCCAATCGATGATCCGGCACGTCAAACCAG AGATTAATCTAACGGATCTGGACTTGTTGTATCTCCGTGAG AGGTGCGATAAATATCAAGACAAAAATTGGTGTGTATGCCCTCCTGCATGGGTGACAGAGTTTGATGTTGAGAGGGAACACGTCAGGGATGCGGCAAAACTAGCTTTAAATGTCTACAATCAGAAAGAA CAAAAGAATTTCAATCTCGAGAAGGTTTCCAAACTCAACTATATAGGTACATATTTATGCATGACATTCAGGGCAAAGAATGCTGAGACTGAAGAGTGCTGTCTTTTTCGAGGTGTTGTTGATGGATTGAGTGATACTGTTTATCTTTCTGAGATCAAG AAACCCGATGGCATTGCGATTCTGAGCGACCTTGCAAATCATGTTGAGGCATTATCTGTGAGCAAGGAAGATCACTGCCCTTACACATG GGAACATGCAACGATCGAAAAAGATCTCGGAGGTGACTTTGTGGATAACTATTTTTGA
- the LOC140989223 gene encoding uncharacterized protein isoform X4: protein MAQSYSSQSMIRHVKPEINLTDLDLLYLRERCDKYQDKNWCVCPPAWVTEFDVEREHVRDAAKLALNVYNQKEQKNFNLEKVSKLNYIGTYLCMTFRAKNAETEECCLFRGVVDGLSDTVYLSEIKKPDGIAILSDLANHVEALSVSKEDHCPYTWEHATIEKDLGVIWAPGCC from the exons ATGGCGCAATCGTACTCATCCCAATCGATGATCCGGCACGTCAAACCAG AGATTAATCTAACGGATCTGGACTTGTTGTATCTCCGTGAG AGGTGCGATAAATATCAAGACAAAAATTGGTGTGTATGCCCTCCTGCATGGGTGACAGAGTTTGATGTTGAGAGGGAACACGTCAGGGATGCGGCAAAACTAGCTTTAAATGTCTACAATCAGAAAGAA CAAAAGAATTTCAATCTCGAGAAGGTTTCCAAACTCAACTATATAGGTACATATTTATGCATGACATTCAGGGCAAAGAATGCTGAGACTGAAGAGTGCTGTCTTTTTCGAGGTGTTGTTGATGGATTGAGTGATACTGTTTATCTTTCTGAGATCAAG AAACCCGATGGCATTGCGATTCTGAGCGACCTTGCAAATCATGTTGAGGCATTATCTGTGAGCAAGGAAGATCACTGCCCTTACACATG GGAACATGCAACGATCGAAAAAGATCTCGGAG
- the LOC140989223 gene encoding uncharacterized protein isoform X6 has translation MAQSYSSQSMIRHVKPEINLTDLDLLYLRERCDKYQDKNWCVCPPAWVTEFDVEREHVRDAAKLALNVYNQKEQKNFNLEKVSKLNYIGTYLCMTFRAKNAETEECCLFRGVVDGLSDTVYLSEIKSEVTLEHERNLLPSLKQISKS, from the exons ATGGCGCAATCGTACTCATCCCAATCGATGATCCGGCACGTCAAACCAG AGATTAATCTAACGGATCTGGACTTGTTGTATCTCCGTGAG AGGTGCGATAAATATCAAGACAAAAATTGGTGTGTATGCCCTCCTGCATGGGTGACAGAGTTTGATGTTGAGAGGGAACACGTCAGGGATGCGGCAAAACTAGCTTTAAATGTCTACAATCAGAAAGAA CAAAAGAATTTCAATCTCGAGAAGGTTTCCAAACTCAACTATATAGGTACATATTTATGCATGACATTCAGGGCAAAGAATGCTGAGACTGAAGAGTGCTGTCTTTTTCGAGGTGTTGTTGATGGATTGAGTGATACTGTTTATCTTTCTGAGATCAAG AGTGAGGTAACACTCGAGCATGAGCGGAACCTTTTACCAAGcttgaaacaaatatcaaagtCGTGA
- the LOC140990204 gene encoding DNA-directed RNA polymerases II, IV and V subunit 10-like, which yields MIIPVRCFTCGKVIGNKWDMYLDLLQSDYTEGDALDALMLVRYCCRRMLMTHVDLIEKLLNYNTLEKSEGS from the exons ATGATTATTCCGGTTCGTTGCTTCACATGTGGAAAG GTGATTGGGAACAAATGGGATATGTATCTTGACTTACTCCAGTCTGATTACACCGAAGG TGATGCTCTAGACGCACTTATGCTGGTTCGGTACTGCTGCCGAAGAATGCTGATGACTCATGTCGATCTCATCGAGAAGCTTCTGAACTATAACA CTTTGGAGAAATCAGAGGGCAGTTGA
- the LOC140990758 gene encoding uncharacterized protein isoform X2: protein MSVSAHLLHRTSSVQQSKVGMLGKCLASPLLTFDSKSDSALAVATSKLLIKSNIRNSVPTCFVFSSRELHSTAPSQNAVVTDEDENTWESCKRAIVSFGFSDMEVEKILGKAYGQIHSPYWGEERNKESPRFEVVNGILNYLKDLGLTDEDLGKLLKKFPEVLGCSLENELKTNVHILEKEWGIKGKPLRNLLLRNPKVLGYNVDCKGDCMAQCTRCWVRF from the exons ATGAGTGTTTCTGCTCATCTTCTTCATCGCACGTCATCAGTCCAGCAATCCAAG GTAGGTATGCTGGGAAAATGTTTGGCTTCTCCTCTACTGACGTTTGATTCAAAA TCTGATTCTGCCTTAGCAGTAGCAACCAGCAAACTGCTTATAAAATCAAACATTCGAAATTCTGTACCCACATGCTTTGTGTTTAGCAGTCGCGAGTTGCATTCAACTGCCCCCAGTCAAAATGCAGTCGTAACCGATGAAGATGAGAACACATGGGAATCTTGTAAACGAGCCATTGTCTCATTCGGATTTTCTGACATGGAAGTAGAGAAGATTCTGGGCAAAGCGTATGGTCAAATTCATTCTCCTTATTGGGGTGAGGAGCGGAATAAGGAATCTCCAAGATTTGAGGTAGTAAATGGAATACTGAATTATTTAAAGGATTTAGGCCTTACTGATGAAGATCTTGGTAAACTTCTCAAGAAATTCCCCGAGGTACTTGGATGCAGCCTTGAGAATGAACTGAAAACAAATGTGCatattttggaaaaagaatGGGGTATAAAAGGAAAACCACTGAGAAACCTTCTTCTTCGAAATCCCAAGGTCCTGGGTTACAATGTAGATTGCAAGGGAGACTGCATGGCACAGTGTACTCGATGTTGGGTTCGGTTTTAG
- the LOC140990758 gene encoding uncharacterized protein isoform X1: protein MSVSAHLLHRTSSVQQSKVGMLGKCLASPLLTFDSKVLFCSYSDSALAVATSKLLIKSNIRNSVPTCFVFSSRELHSTAPSQNAVVTDEDENTWESCKRAIVSFGFSDMEVEKILGKAYGQIHSPYWGEERNKESPRFEVVNGILNYLKDLGLTDEDLGKLLKKFPEVLGCSLENELKTNVHILEKEWGIKGKPLRNLLLRNPKVLGYNVDCKGDCMAQCTRCWVRF, encoded by the exons ATGAGTGTTTCTGCTCATCTTCTTCATCGCACGTCATCAGTCCAGCAATCCAAG GTAGGTATGCTGGGAAAATGTTTGGCTTCTCCTCTACTGACGTTTGATTCAAAAGTGCTCTTCTGTTCGTAT TCTGATTCTGCCTTAGCAGTAGCAACCAGCAAACTGCTTATAAAATCAAACATTCGAAATTCTGTACCCACATGCTTTGTGTTTAGCAGTCGCGAGTTGCATTCAACTGCCCCCAGTCAAAATGCAGTCGTAACCGATGAAGATGAGAACACATGGGAATCTTGTAAACGAGCCATTGTCTCATTCGGATTTTCTGACATGGAAGTAGAGAAGATTCTGGGCAAAGCGTATGGTCAAATTCATTCTCCTTATTGGGGTGAGGAGCGGAATAAGGAATCTCCAAGATTTGAGGTAGTAAATGGAATACTGAATTATTTAAAGGATTTAGGCCTTACTGATGAAGATCTTGGTAAACTTCTCAAGAAATTCCCCGAGGTACTTGGATGCAGCCTTGAGAATGAACTGAAAACAAATGTGCatattttggaaaaagaatGGGGTATAAAAGGAAAACCACTGAGAAACCTTCTTCTTCGAAATCCCAAGGTCCTGGGTTACAATGTAGATTGCAAGGGAGACTGCATGGCACAGTGTACTCGATGTTGGGTTCGGTTTTAG
- the LOC140990758 gene encoding uncharacterized protein isoform X4 → MSVSAHLLHRTSSVQQSKSDSALAVATSKLLIKSNIRNSVPTCFVFSSRELHSTAPSQNAVVTDEDENTWESCKRAIVSFGFSDMEVEKILGKAYGQIHSPYWGEERNKESPRFEVVNGILNYLKDLGLTDEDLGKLLKKFPEVLGCSLENELKTNVHILEKEWGIKGKPLRNLLLRNPKVLGYNVDCKGDCMAQCTRCWVRF, encoded by the exons ATGAGTGTTTCTGCTCATCTTCTTCATCGCACGTCATCAGTCCAGCAATCCAAG TCTGATTCTGCCTTAGCAGTAGCAACCAGCAAACTGCTTATAAAATCAAACATTCGAAATTCTGTACCCACATGCTTTGTGTTTAGCAGTCGCGAGTTGCATTCAACTGCCCCCAGTCAAAATGCAGTCGTAACCGATGAAGATGAGAACACATGGGAATCTTGTAAACGAGCCATTGTCTCATTCGGATTTTCTGACATGGAAGTAGAGAAGATTCTGGGCAAAGCGTATGGTCAAATTCATTCTCCTTATTGGGGTGAGGAGCGGAATAAGGAATCTCCAAGATTTGAGGTAGTAAATGGAATACTGAATTATTTAAAGGATTTAGGCCTTACTGATGAAGATCTTGGTAAACTTCTCAAGAAATTCCCCGAGGTACTTGGATGCAGCCTTGAGAATGAACTGAAAACAAATGTGCatattttggaaaaagaatGGGGTATAAAAGGAAAACCACTGAGAAACCTTCTTCTTCGAAATCCCAAGGTCCTGGGTTACAATGTAGATTGCAAGGGAGACTGCATGGCACAGTGTACTCGATGTTGGGTTCGGTTTTAG
- the LOC140990758 gene encoding uncharacterized protein isoform X3 yields the protein MLGKCLASPLLTFDSKVLFCSYSDSALAVATSKLLIKSNIRNSVPTCFVFSSRELHSTAPSQNAVVTDEDENTWESCKRAIVSFGFSDMEVEKILGKAYGQIHSPYWGEERNKESPRFEVVNGILNYLKDLGLTDEDLGKLLKKFPEVLGCSLENELKTNVHILEKEWGIKGKPLRNLLLRNPKVLGYNVDCKGDCMAQCTRCWVRF from the exons ATGCTGGGAAAATGTTTGGCTTCTCCTCTACTGACGTTTGATTCAAAAGTGCTCTTCTGTTCGTAT TCTGATTCTGCCTTAGCAGTAGCAACCAGCAAACTGCTTATAAAATCAAACATTCGAAATTCTGTACCCACATGCTTTGTGTTTAGCAGTCGCGAGTTGCATTCAACTGCCCCCAGTCAAAATGCAGTCGTAACCGATGAAGATGAGAACACATGGGAATCTTGTAAACGAGCCATTGTCTCATTCGGATTTTCTGACATGGAAGTAGAGAAGATTCTGGGCAAAGCGTATGGTCAAATTCATTCTCCTTATTGGGGTGAGGAGCGGAATAAGGAATCTCCAAGATTTGAGGTAGTAAATGGAATACTGAATTATTTAAAGGATTTAGGCCTTACTGATGAAGATCTTGGTAAACTTCTCAAGAAATTCCCCGAGGTACTTGGATGCAGCCTTGAGAATGAACTGAAAACAAATGTGCatattttggaaaaagaatGGGGTATAAAAGGAAAACCACTGAGAAACCTTCTTCTTCGAAATCCCAAGGTCCTGGGTTACAATGTAGATTGCAAGGGAGACTGCATGGCACAGTGTACTCGATGTTGGGTTCGGTTTTAG
- the LOC140990758 gene encoding uncharacterized protein isoform X5: protein MLGKCLASPLLTFDSKSDSALAVATSKLLIKSNIRNSVPTCFVFSSRELHSTAPSQNAVVTDEDENTWESCKRAIVSFGFSDMEVEKILGKAYGQIHSPYWGEERNKESPRFEVVNGILNYLKDLGLTDEDLGKLLKKFPEVLGCSLENELKTNVHILEKEWGIKGKPLRNLLLRNPKVLGYNVDCKGDCMAQCTRCWVRF from the exons ATGCTGGGAAAATGTTTGGCTTCTCCTCTACTGACGTTTGATTCAAAA TCTGATTCTGCCTTAGCAGTAGCAACCAGCAAACTGCTTATAAAATCAAACATTCGAAATTCTGTACCCACATGCTTTGTGTTTAGCAGTCGCGAGTTGCATTCAACTGCCCCCAGTCAAAATGCAGTCGTAACCGATGAAGATGAGAACACATGGGAATCTTGTAAACGAGCCATTGTCTCATTCGGATTTTCTGACATGGAAGTAGAGAAGATTCTGGGCAAAGCGTATGGTCAAATTCATTCTCCTTATTGGGGTGAGGAGCGGAATAAGGAATCTCCAAGATTTGAGGTAGTAAATGGAATACTGAATTATTTAAAGGATTTAGGCCTTACTGATGAAGATCTTGGTAAACTTCTCAAGAAATTCCCCGAGGTACTTGGATGCAGCCTTGAGAATGAACTGAAAACAAATGTGCatattttggaaaaagaatGGGGTATAAAAGGAAAACCACTGAGAAACCTTCTTCTTCGAAATCCCAAGGTCCTGGGTTACAATGTAGATTGCAAGGGAGACTGCATGGCACAGTGTACTCGATGTTGGGTTCGGTTTTAG
- the LOC140990586 gene encoding uncharacterized protein produces the protein MGGDSRKPGSRKSLPERSTSTRSSGATSSSEDQVESSSKLRKRRLRGEEHKSKRSRKDHERRRKVLGRREREKHKRKEKKKRRFQSDESLSGSDSELENPEDVVKYILEEFPAVAGDLEQLLLMIDQGQAVDIRGLSERSLVKHLRKLFTCLNLKENGDQVFLLPHKATPTLKVVGPIIRSQMQPQNQFDHLDSQEEAPLVVSESRHANKNVDDTKQDSIVTRRRNIGPEMPSAELLAAAAKLTAAEAELREAELDGDSELFIGPPPPAMVKEAESANEAERFEEITRIIGAEEASPYDVLGVTIKMSAENMKKRYWKLSLMVHPDKCSHPQANQAFAKLNKAFKDLQDPDKRKALEDKIKLKEEQESFQAELKAMREAAQWRRLQGISMEGDDILLAELDVKVAPKREEWMTTLPPERKPGVSMHSSKFSKSSKGRGDTSVWTDTPSERAQKAKMNYLEAYNEAAALASNEQETRKMSSEAELVDEYNKAKRSKSLVEKHQEASAKSRVKKRSKQEQESAKQEWEGNHPWKPWDREKDLTAGRQSVNLDRENMTQGLSSRFSSGSFQRNFL, from the exons ATGGGAGGCGACTCCAGAAAACCGGGAAGTAGAAAATCCTTGCCAGAACGTTCAACCTCTACCAGAAGCTCTGGGGCCACATCATCTTCTGAGGATCAGGTTGAATCGTCTTCGAAGCTTCGCAAACGACGTTTGAGGGGGGAGGAGCATAAGAGCAAAAGGTCCCGGAAAGATCATGAGCGGAGGAGGAAGGTCCTCGGAAGAAGAGAAAGGGAGAAGCATAAACGGAaggagaaaaagaaaagaaggttTCAATCAGATGAGAGTTTGTCTGGGTCGGATTCTGAGTTGGAGAATCCAGAGGATGTTGTTAAGTATATACTGGAGGAATTTCCTGCCGTTGCCGGGGATTTGGAACAG cttttgttaATGATAGACCAAGGGCAAGCTGTTGATATAAGGGGATTATCTGAAAGGTCATTAGTTAAGCATCTTAGAAAGTTATTCACGTGCTTGAACCTCAAAGAAAATGGCGATCAAGTGTTTCTACTACCACACAAAGCGACCCCCACCCTGAAGGTTGTTGGTCCAATTATCCGCTCTCAAATGCAACCTCAAAACCAATTTGATCATTTGGATTCACAGGAGGAGGCACCCTTGGTCGTATCAGAATCTAGACACGCGAATAAAAATGTCGATGATACAAAACAAGATTCTATTGTCACAAGGAGGAG GAACATTGGACCTGAGATGCCTTCTGCTGAGTTACTTGCTGCAGCTGCTAAACTAACAGCAGCAGAAGCTGAACTGAG AGAAGCTGAGTTGGACGGAGACAGTGAATTATTTATAGGACCGCCACCTCCAGCTATGGTTAAAGAAGCTGAGTCTGCCAATGAAGCTGAGCGTTTTGAGGAG ATTACAAGAATAATCGGTGCTGAAGAAGCTAGTCCATACGATGTTCTGGGGGTGACCATAAAAATGTCAGCTGAAAACATGAAGAAAAG GTACTGGAAGTTGTCCCTGATGGTCCATCCTGATAAATGCTCTCACCCTCAAGCTAACCAAGCATTTGCTAAGTTGAACAAAGCATTTAAGGATTTACAAGATCCTGATAAG CGAAAAGCACTAGAAGACAAAATAAAGCTGAAGGAGGAACAAGAATCATTTCAG GCAGAGCTGAAAGCCATGCGAGAGGCTGCACAATGGAGACGTCTGCAAG GTATATCTATGGAGGGGGATGACATACTTTTGGCAGAGTTGGATGTTAAAGTGGCCCCAAAGAGAGAAGAATGGATGACGACATTACCTCCCGAAAGAAAG CCTGGCGTGAGCATGCACTCAAGTAAGTTTAGTAAGAGCTCTAAAGGACGTGGTGATACCAGTGTTTGGACCGATACACCTTCAGAAAGAGCTCAAAAGGCAAAGATGAA TTATTTAGAAGCCTACAACGAAGCTGCAGCACTAGCTTCAAATGAACAAGAGACAAGAAAAATGAGTTCTGAAGCGGAACTGGTAGATGAGTATAATAAGGCAAAACGATCAAAATCATTGGTAGAAAAGCACCAGGAGGCGTCAGCAAAGAGTCGCGTGAAGAAGAGGTCGAAGCAGGAGCAGGAGTCCGCGAAACAGGAATGGGAGGGGAATCATCCATGGAAGCCTTGGGACCGTGAAAAGGATTTAACTGCAGGAAGGCAAAGCGTCAACCTTGACCGCGAAAACATGACTCAGGGCTTGTCTTCGAGGTTTTCTTCTGGTTCTTTCCAAAGAAACTTCCTTTAA
- the LOC140990588 gene encoding NAC domain-containing protein 30-like isoform X1, producing the protein MLGMEYSCIPPGFRFHPTEEELVGYYLKRKISSLKIDLDVIIEIDLYKMEPWDIQDKCKLGHEERNEWYFFSHKDRKYPTGTRTNRATTAGFWKATGRDKAVLSNERIIGMRKTLVFYKGRAPNGLKTDWIMHEYRLQTSEHGPPQEEGWVVCRAFKKPNPTQNQRFEAWSNPNYYTRDTAINHMNMATSFSGTPSSSTILHNCGTSFHQFQQGTTAAVKPFDQNSMVEIPKLDSPSISTSFPTTNDFEHVVAENEGFEDEKMEFGNRFNDWKSFDREVSEHPLSYEDASFSYTDAFDCFPGL; encoded by the exons ATGCTAGGTATGGAATATTCATGTATACCTCCGGGCTTCCGATTCCACCCGACAGAAGAAGAACTCGTCGGCTACTATCTCAAAAGAAAGATTAGCTCTTTGAAGATCGATCTCGATGTCATAATTGAAATTGATCTCTATAAAATGGAGCCTTGGGACATTCAAG ATAAGTGCAAACTGGGACATGAAGAACGGAACGAGTGGTATTTCTTCAGTCACAAAGACAGAAAGTACCCCACGGGGACGCGAACAAACCGGGCAACGACGGCAGGTTTCTGGAAGGCCACAGGGAGGGACAAGGCAGTGCTGTCCAACGAAAGAATCATAGGAATGAGAAAAACATTGGTGTTTTACAAAGGACGAGCTCCCAACGGGCTAAAAACCGATTGGATCATGCACGAATATCGCCTCCAAACATCTGAACATGGACCTCCGCAG GAAGAAGGATGGGTGGTTTGTCGCGCGTTCAAGAAGCCGAATCCGACCCAAAACCAACGCTTTGAAGCTTGGAGCAACCCTAATTACTACACCAGAGACACCGCCATTAATCACATGAATATGGCAACATCATTCTCGGGCACTCCAAGTAGCAGCACTATTTTGCATAATTGTGGGACAAGTTTTCATCAGTTTCAACAAGGAACAACTGCAGCTGTCAAGCCTTTTGATCAGAATTCGATGGTGGAGATTCCGAAGCTCGATAGCCCTTCGATTTCTACAAGTTTTCCGACGACAAATGATTTTGAGCACGTGGTCGCAGAAAACGAAGGGTTCGAAGATGAAAAAATGGAGTTTGGCAACCGTTTTAACGATTGGAAAAGCTTTGACAGAGAAGTAAGTGAGCATCCCTTATCATACGAAGACGCAAGCTTCTCATATACTGATGCATTTGACTGCTTTCCTGGCTTGTAG
- the LOC140990588 gene encoding NAC domain-containing protein 30-like isoform X2 yields MEYSCIPPGFRFHPTEEELVGYYLKRKISSLKIDLDVIIEIDLYKMEPWDIQDKCKLGHEERNEWYFFSHKDRKYPTGTRTNRATTAGFWKATGRDKAVLSNERIIGMRKTLVFYKGRAPNGLKTDWIMHEYRLQTSEHGPPQEEGWVVCRAFKKPNPTQNQRFEAWSNPNYYTRDTAINHMNMATSFSGTPSSSTILHNCGTSFHQFQQGTTAAVKPFDQNSMVEIPKLDSPSISTSFPTTNDFEHVVAENEGFEDEKMEFGNRFNDWKSFDREVSEHPLSYEDASFSYTDAFDCFPGL; encoded by the exons ATGGAATATTCATGTATACCTCCGGGCTTCCGATTCCACCCGACAGAAGAAGAACTCGTCGGCTACTATCTCAAAAGAAAGATTAGCTCTTTGAAGATCGATCTCGATGTCATAATTGAAATTGATCTCTATAAAATGGAGCCTTGGGACATTCAAG ATAAGTGCAAACTGGGACATGAAGAACGGAACGAGTGGTATTTCTTCAGTCACAAAGACAGAAAGTACCCCACGGGGACGCGAACAAACCGGGCAACGACGGCAGGTTTCTGGAAGGCCACAGGGAGGGACAAGGCAGTGCTGTCCAACGAAAGAATCATAGGAATGAGAAAAACATTGGTGTTTTACAAAGGACGAGCTCCCAACGGGCTAAAAACCGATTGGATCATGCACGAATATCGCCTCCAAACATCTGAACATGGACCTCCGCAG GAAGAAGGATGGGTGGTTTGTCGCGCGTTCAAGAAGCCGAATCCGACCCAAAACCAACGCTTTGAAGCTTGGAGCAACCCTAATTACTACACCAGAGACACCGCCATTAATCACATGAATATGGCAACATCATTCTCGGGCACTCCAAGTAGCAGCACTATTTTGCATAATTGTGGGACAAGTTTTCATCAGTTTCAACAAGGAACAACTGCAGCTGTCAAGCCTTTTGATCAGAATTCGATGGTGGAGATTCCGAAGCTCGATAGCCCTTCGATTTCTACAAGTTTTCCGACGACAAATGATTTTGAGCACGTGGTCGCAGAAAACGAAGGGTTCGAAGATGAAAAAATGGAGTTTGGCAACCGTTTTAACGATTGGAAAAGCTTTGACAGAGAAGTAAGTGAGCATCCCTTATCATACGAAGACGCAAGCTTCTCATATACTGATGCATTTGACTGCTTTCCTGGCTTGTAG